The DNA segment AAACTATTTATTTCTTGTACTATCATGATATTGTGCTGGCACTCCGTTGTTCCAGAGTGTCATAATATCTGTAGCTACTGCTGCACCACTACCCGAGGCTATGGCAAGCTGACTACGCCAACCAGCAAGTGTACCTGTTACATAAATACCTTCGGTAACAAGGTGGTCGTTATTCTTCAGTTGTATTCTATTCTTTTCTGGTAAAGCTTTACCATGTGGTTCTATATATTGCGTTAGCCCTTCGATACCAAAAGTAGGCGCAGAGCCTACGGCAACTACTATTGCTTTTGTAGTATAGGTAGCTTTGTTGGTAGTAATGGTAAAGTTTCCGGCTTCGCCTTCTACTTTCATTACTTTTTCTTTCTCAATTTGGGTTACATGTGGGTAAGCTTCTGTTAGGTGTGCTAAGCTTTCGTCCATTATTTCTTTACCTAATTTTCCTTGCGGTATACCATAAGCGTTATTAAAAACAGCATCTTGTAAAGCCGATGCTTTTTGGTGGGTAAGTATCCCTGTTTTTTTGCCTTCGGCATATGGTTTTGCATGAGCAGAGCCTAATATTAGGGCACAAGATACCCCAGATACGCCACCGCCTATTATAAGTACATCAAACATAAGTAATAATTATCGTTTTGTTTTTTTCTCAATATTTTTAGCCATCTTAAAAATAATAAGTATGCATATAGCACACAATGAGGCTATAATCCCGATGAGAGCTATAAGGCTATCTCCCTTTGCAGGATTACTAAAATCTAGCATGGTAATATTGAAAATAATGAGCCCTAACGCTATAGCAATAAGGGTGTAAATAAAAATTTTCATTGCGATTTTAAATTAAGTTATAGAACACCTATAAAGTGTAGATGTATCTATCTGATATTTAGTGTAAAAATACTAAAAGAGTTATTATATAAATAATTGTTTAACATTAGCCGCAAATAATTTAACAGCTATAGCAAGGAGTATAACGCCAAATACTTTTCTAATTACGCCTAGTCCATTTGCGCCCAGCGCTTTCTCTATTCTTGCCGATGATTTTAATACAGTGTAGACTACTATTACATTCACAATAATAGCGATTATTATATTTATTGTGGCAAACTCTGCTTTAAGCGATAATATTGTTGTCATGGTACCTGCGCCAGCAATAAGCGGAAATGCAATGGGTACTATAGATGCCGTGTTGGGGTCGTCGTCTTTATACAGGCGTATGCCTAAAATCATCTCTAATGCTAAGAAAAACAGTACAAAAGAACCTGCTACTGCAAACGAGCTAGTATCTATACCTATTAGCTTTAATATCTCTTCCCCTACAAATAAGAATGCAATCATAATAACCATAGCTACTATAGATGCTTTTTCCGATTGTATGTGCCCTACCTTAGAGCGCAAATCTACTATTATAGGTATACTTCCCATTATATCTATAACGGCGAACAATACCATACTTACTGTAAAAATTTCTTTCCAGTCGAATGCCATAACTAGTGTTATTAAAATTTGAAGCTGCAAAATTACCATATATAGTAATGGATACAACTAAAAAGAATTTAAATTTTTAAGAGTGCTTAGTTTACATCTTTTTTATATCGAGTTTCGCTATCTTTGCAGGATGTTTCAACTGGGAAAAACAATAGTGTCTGAGGACATACTGGAAAAAGATTTTGTGTGCAACCTTTCGGCATGCCATGGGGCTTGCTGTGTAGATGGCGATGCTGGTGCACCATTAAATGAAGAAGAAACCAAGATATTAGAGGAGATATACCCTAAGGTAAAACCTTTTTTAAGAAAAGAGGGTATTGCTGCCATTGAGGCACAAGGGATATGGAAAAAAGGCACAGATGGTGACTTAGAAACACCACTTATTGATGATAAAGATTGTGCTTACGTAATATTTGATGGTAAAACCGCACTATGTGGTATAGAGCAAGCCTATAATCAGGGTTTAATAAGTTGGAAAAAACCTGTTTCCTGTCATTTATACCCTATACGTGTAAAAGATTTTACAGAGTTTGCTGCGGTTAATTATGACCGTTGGGATATATGTAGTGATGCTTGTACGCTAGGTAAAGAGCTAGAAGTGCCAGTATATAAATTTGTGAAAGAAGCGCTTATTCGTCGCTTTGGCGAAGACTGGTATATGGAACTCGAAAAGGTGGCGACTGAACTTAAAGATGAGACTTTAGGGAGAAAATAATCTAAATTTAGGTTAGTTTATTTTGCATTACTGTTGTTTCTTTGAAGGTTTTACTGTAATTAATAATTGATTACTGCGATGATAAATAACTCTGAACAACCCGAGTTTTGGGAGAAAAATTTTATTGATAAACAAGAGATGTGGGGGTTTGACCCATCCAAATCTGCAGTGTTGATAAAAGATTTTTTTCTTGAAAAATCAATTAAAAATATTCTTATCCCCGGAATTGGTTATGGGCGAAATGCGCAAATTTTTAAAGATAACGGAATAAAGGTTACAGGTATAGAAATATCAAAGACCGCTATTGAGATGGCGACAAAACATTATGGTGCAGATATACAAATTCATCATGGTTCTGTAACGGATATGCCATATGATAAATATCGTTATGATGGGATATTTTGCTATGCATTGATTCATTTACTTAGTAGTAGAGAAAGGAAAAAACTTATTAAGGATTGTTATGATCAGCTTGCCGAAAACGGCTATATGATATTCACAACTATATCAAAAGAAGCTTCTACTTATGGCAAGGGTAGTGTTGTTAGTAAAGATCGTTTTGAGATGTTTGGGGTGTTAAAATGTTTTTTTATGACAGAGAGTCTATAAGTAAAGAGTTTAATAATGTGGGTTTAGTCGAAGTTATAGAGGTTGAAGAGAATTATCCGTTTTTTTTAATTAAATGTAAA comes from the Flavobacterium arcticum genome and includes:
- a CDS encoding FAD-dependent oxidoreductase — its product is MFDVLIIGGGVSGVSCALILGSAHAKPYAEGKKTGILTHQKASALQDAVFNNAYGIPQGKLGKEIMDESLAHLTEAYPHVTQIEKEKVMKVEGEAGNFTITTNKATYTTKAIVVAVGSAPTFGIEGLTQYIEPHGKALPEKNRIQLKNNDHLVTEGIYVTGTLAGWRSQLAIASGSGAAVATDIMTLWNNGVPAQYHDSTRNK
- a CDS encoding MarC family protein, which gives rise to MAFDWKEIFTVSMVLFAVIDIMGSIPIIVDLRSKVGHIQSEKASIVAMVIMIAFLFVGEEILKLIGIDTSSFAVAGSFVLFFLALEMILGIRLYKDDDPNTASIVPIAFPLIAGAGTMTTILSLKAEFATINIIIAIIVNVIVVYTVLKSSARIEKALGANGLGVIRKVFGVILLAIAVKLFAANVKQLFI
- a CDS encoding DUF3109 family protein yields the protein MFQLGKTIVSEDILEKDFVCNLSACHGACCVDGDAGAPLNEEETKILEEIYPKVKPFLRKEGIAAIEAQGIWKKGTDGDLETPLIDDKDCAYVIFDGKTALCGIEQAYNQGLISWKKPVSCHLYPIRVKDFTEFAAVNYDRWDICSDACTLGKELEVPVYKFVKEALIRRFGEDWYMELEKVATELKDETLGRK
- a CDS encoding class I SAM-dependent methyltransferase — encoded protein: MINNSEQPEFWEKNFIDKQEMWGFDPSKSAVLIKDFFLEKSIKNILIPGIGYGRNAQIFKDNGIKVTGIEISKTAIEMATKHYGADIQIHHGSVTDMPYDKYRYDGIFCYALIHLLSSRERKKLIKDCYDQLAENGYMIFTTISKEASTYGKGSVVSKDRFEMFGVLKCFFMTESL